The Pontibacter pudoricolor genome contains a region encoding:
- a CDS encoding rhomboid family intramembrane serine protease, with translation MKTGPGILESTQQESSRFAYSFLPGLLFIVLIWLIHLLSYLTDADLAFLGVYPRHFLGLVGVFFSPLIHADLKHLLSNTFPLVLLSGFILFIHRREGARVIGLVYILSGLFTWFIGRQAYHIGASGVVYGMAGYLLFRGVITRDRGALAVAFAVLFLYSGLFYGLFPKEERISWEGHLAGMVAGLIAALIYGKKPFSKSTPTVTTIAIQPDVTQRHVSNTFVPYYMHYTINYSMHHPGKAAKPFTYSLKPDNQSGQKQTLLQHPASVKEQKTP, from the coding sequence ATGAAGACAGGGCCCGGAATACTGGAAAGCACACAGCAGGAAAGCAGCCGGTTTGCCTATAGTTTTTTGCCCGGTCTGTTATTTATAGTTCTGATCTGGCTTATACATTTACTTTCTTACTTAACAGATGCAGACCTGGCATTTCTGGGGGTGTATCCGCGCCACTTTTTAGGCTTGGTTGGTGTGTTCTTTAGCCCGCTCATTCACGCAGATCTCAAGCATTTGCTATCAAATACTTTTCCGCTGGTACTGCTTTCGGGGTTTATACTTTTTATACACAGGCGGGAAGGAGCCAGGGTCATAGGATTGGTTTATATCCTGAGCGGGTTGTTTACCTGGTTTATTGGTCGGCAGGCGTACCACATCGGGGCAAGCGGTGTAGTGTATGGCATGGCCGGTTATCTTCTCTTCAGAGGGGTTATTACCCGAGACCGCGGCGCGCTGGCAGTAGCTTTTGCAGTGTTGTTCCTGTATAGTGGCTTATTTTATGGGTTATTTCCGAAAGAGGAGCGCATATCCTGGGAAGGCCACCTGGCCGGTATGGTTGCCGGCCTGATAGCAGCATTGATCTACGGGAAAAAGCCATTCAGCAAAAGCACACCTACAGTTACAACTATAGCCATACAGCCCGATGTAACGCAGCGCCACGTCAGCAACACGTTTGTGCCGTATTACATGCATTATACCATCAACTATAGCATGCACCACCCCGGTAAGGCTGCCAAACCGTTCACCTATAGTTTAAAGCCAGATAATCAATCCGGTCAGAAACAAACCCTGCTGCAACATCCTGCGTCTGTAAAAGAGCAAAAAACACCCTGA
- a CDS encoding TVP38/TMEM64 family protein — translation MTEKQKSIDTEDTNRTEIKESKWPKIITGLIVAALVISYFVFPEFKQTVVEGWQVLTSGNKQLISDWVSQFGIWGPVFIVLAMVAQMFLLVVNVVLLMLVAIIAYGPVWGSVIAVVAVLVASTVGYLIGKTVGEAGVSKLIGAKAQRKVSDFMDEYGIWAIIIARISPFLSNDAVSFVAGFATMRYWQFILATIAGIVPLTILLAWLGENNERLKTGLIWVSVVSLVLFIGYVVYDKYYKNKSAEKR, via the coding sequence ATGACAGAGAAACAGAAATCCATAGACACCGAGGATACGAACAGAACAGAAATAAAGGAAAGCAAATGGCCGAAGATCATTACCGGGCTTATAGTTGCCGCGCTTGTGATCTCATATTTTGTTTTTCCGGAGTTTAAGCAAACTGTAGTGGAAGGATGGCAGGTTCTGACCAGCGGTAATAAGCAGCTTATTTCGGATTGGGTAAGTCAGTTTGGCATCTGGGGACCGGTTTTTATAGTTCTGGCGATGGTTGCCCAAATGTTTCTGCTGGTGGTTAATGTGGTGTTGCTGATGCTGGTGGCGATTATTGCCTATGGGCCTGTATGGGGTTCGGTGATAGCGGTAGTGGCCGTACTGGTGGCATCTACGGTAGGCTACCTGATAGGCAAAACCGTTGGCGAAGCAGGTGTGAGCAAACTGATAGGAGCAAAAGCACAGCGCAAGGTGTCTGATTTTATGGATGAGTATGGTATCTGGGCCATTATTATTGCCCGCATCTCTCCGTTCCTTTCCAACGATGCCGTAAGTTTTGTAGCCGGTTTTGCCACCATGCGGTACTGGCAGTTCATCCTTGCAACTATAGCCGGTATAGTTCCGCTAACTATCCTGCTTGCCTGGCTCGGCGAAAATAACGAACGCCTGAAAACCGGACTTATCTGGGTGTCTGTTGTGAGCCTTGTTTTGTTTATCGGGTATGTCGTCTACGATAAATATTATAAAAATAAATCTGCTGAAAAACGATAG
- a CDS encoding RlpA-like double-psi beta-barrel domain-containing protein — MIRYKILAAVFSVIVAVAEEFSLLKSESPSPQVEEQWLTINEPIRPEPILLPTLTVSASVYHPEPHQTDSTPFITADGSRINRKDPGKHRWLAVSRNLHARWGGDLEFGDSLWVTGISDDMDGLYIVRDVMNRRFRNQVDILVSRKDRVMGFWKNVGIAKFEQNHRSTAVAVTN; from the coding sequence ATGATTAGGTACAAAATACTTGCGGCTGTGTTTTCTGTTATAGTTGCCGTCGCCGAAGAATTTTCATTACTAAAGTCAGAATCTCCCTCCCCGCAAGTTGAAGAACAATGGCTTACAATTAACGAACCTATCCGCCCTGAACCCATACTATTACCCACCCTTACTGTCTCCGCATCCGTTTACCACCCCGAACCGCACCAAACAGACAGTACCCCTTTTATAACTGCTGATGGCTCCAGAATTAACCGAAAAGATCCGGGTAAACACCGCTGGCTTGCTGTGTCCCGGAACCTGCATGCACGCTGGGGCGGCGACCTTGAATTCGGAGATTCGCTATGGGTAACCGGAATCTCAGATGACATGGATGGCCTATACATAGTGCGTGATGTAATGAATCGCCGTTTTCGGAACCAGGTTGATATTCTGGTTAGCCGGAAAGACAGGGTAATGGGTTTCTGGAAAAATGTAGGGATCGCAAAATTTGAACAAAATCACCGGAGTACAGCAGTTGCCGTAACCAATTAG
- a CDS encoding ion transporter, translating into MQQERLQQQEAKQLERERYKLLNRLQHTLEIPMVVLGVIWLVLLVIELTRGLQPILQFANTVIWVIFILDFIIKFILAPRKTEFLKHNVLTTISLAVPALRVFRLARLFRVMRSVRAVRGLRLVKVVGSINRGMRSLGKTMQRRAFGYVLTITLVVIVAGAAGMFAFENEHGLHTYSEALWWTVMLLTSIGSDYFPVTAEGRMLCFLLAVYGFAVFGYFTATLATFFIDSDAENARGELAGSKQIKVLQHEIKELRTELQAVLKSAGNYKPPQEPPQL; encoded by the coding sequence ATGCAGCAGGAGCGGTTACAGCAACAAGAAGCAAAACAACTGGAACGGGAGCGCTACAAACTCCTGAACCGCTTACAGCATACACTGGAAATCCCGATGGTGGTGCTGGGAGTTATCTGGCTGGTTTTACTGGTCATAGAGCTTACAAGGGGCCTGCAGCCTATCCTGCAATTCGCCAACACCGTCATCTGGGTCATTTTCATTCTTGATTTCATCATCAAGTTCATCCTTGCTCCTCGCAAAACAGAATTCTTAAAACACAATGTGCTGACAACTATATCGCTGGCAGTTCCGGCGTTAAGGGTTTTCAGGCTGGCACGTTTGTTTCGGGTGATGCGTTCTGTGCGTGCTGTGAGGGGGCTCCGGCTGGTTAAAGTGGTAGGCTCTATAAACCGGGGAATGCGCAGCCTTGGCAAAACCATGCAGCGGCGTGCCTTTGGCTATGTGCTAACTATAACCCTGGTTGTAATTGTGGCCGGAGCGGCCGGTATGTTTGCTTTTGAAAACGAACATGGCTTGCATACTTACAGCGAAGCCCTATGGTGGACCGTTATGTTGCTGACCTCTATCGGGAGTGATTATTTTCCGGTGACGGCGGAGGGGCGTATGCTTTGCTTTTTACTGGCAGTTTATGGTTTTGCCGTTTTTGGTTATTTTACCGCCACGCTGGCTACTTTTTTTATAGACAGTGATGCGGAAAACGCAAGGGGAGAACTCGCCGGCTCTAAACAAATAAAAGTGCTGCAGCACGAAATTAAAGAGCTCCGAACTGAACTACAGGCTGTTTTGAAAAGTGCCGGCAATTATAAACCGCCCCAGGAACCTCCGCAACTATAA
- a CDS encoding HD domain-containing protein, translating into MTREEARTILVEMTTSESLLRHARTVELVMEAYATKLGEDAEKWAVAGMLHDADYQAYPEQHPNVIVNLLRERGEDEIAHAISAHYTHWGVSYDTLLDKALLACDELTGFIVACAQVRPQRLEGLEPKSVIKKLAQKSFAASVDRDEVRIGAELFGVDMKEHISFIIQLLQQYQLELQLQPQTGAQV; encoded by the coding sequence ATGACCAGAGAAGAAGCCAGAACGATACTTGTAGAAATGACTACCAGCGAAAGCCTTTTACGGCATGCCCGAACCGTGGAGCTGGTAATGGAAGCATATGCCACCAAACTGGGCGAAGACGCTGAGAAATGGGCGGTGGCAGGTATGTTGCACGACGCAGATTACCAGGCTTACCCGGAGCAACACCCTAACGTGATAGTTAACCTGCTGCGAGAGCGCGGCGAAGATGAAATTGCACACGCTATATCGGCGCACTATACCCATTGGGGTGTTTCGTATGATACTTTACTGGATAAAGCGCTGCTGGCCTGTGATGAACTGACCGGGTTTATAGTTGCCTGCGCGCAGGTACGTCCGCAACGCCTGGAAGGCCTGGAGCCAAAATCAGTTATAAAGAAACTAGCCCAGAAAAGCTTTGCCGCCTCCGTGGACCGCGACGAGGTTAGAATTGGAGCCGAACTGTTTGGTGTTGATATGAAGGAGCATATCTCTTTTATTATACAATTGCTGCAACAATACCAGTTGGAGCTGCAACTACAGCCACAAACAGGGGCACAGGTATAA
- a CDS encoding sterol desaturase family protein, which produces MEKKLYTWGELQQLSDLTMLQYLAPVIIGLVIAEWLISYYRNRNYYEKKDTLAALGIGLGNALIGIVLKVALFAISMMIYNMVPWAIPRVWWGFIVCFVAVDFCRYWAHRISHEQRFWWATHVTHHSSSKMNFLISLRTGWTAPLKFVFFLPVPLMGIDPLTFFICHQAAVFYQFFVHTELVRKLPAPIEYIFVTPSHHRVHHGSNPEYIDRNYGSTFIIWDRLFGTFEPEVKQPVYGLTKPVTSYNPVYLVFHEWVDLAKDVSQCRSVSEAWKVLFYPPGAIITQHQKQQERKK; this is translated from the coding sequence ATGGAGAAAAAACTTTACACCTGGGGTGAACTACAACAACTGAGCGACCTGACCATGCTACAATACCTGGCGCCTGTCATTATAGGGCTGGTTATAGCCGAGTGGCTGATAAGTTATTACAGGAACCGCAATTATTACGAAAAGAAAGATACGCTGGCAGCGCTGGGTATTGGCCTGGGAAATGCACTGATCGGGATTGTATTAAAGGTGGCACTTTTTGCCATCTCGATGATGATCTATAATATGGTGCCGTGGGCGATACCGCGTGTGTGGTGGGGGTTTATCGTTTGTTTTGTAGCCGTGGATTTTTGCCGTTACTGGGCGCACCGCATCTCGCATGAGCAACGGTTCTGGTGGGCAACGCACGTTACGCACCATTCCTCCTCTAAAATGAATTTCCTGATATCGCTCCGCACCGGCTGGACTGCTCCGTTAAAGTTTGTTTTCTTTCTTCCGGTGCCGTTAATGGGTATCGATCCGCTTACTTTTTTTATATGCCATCAGGCAGCGGTGTTTTATCAGTTTTTTGTACACACCGAACTGGTTAGAAAGCTGCCTGCACCTATCGAGTATATTTTTGTAACGCCCTCGCATCACAGGGTACACCATGGCTCCAATCCCGAATATATAGACCGCAATTATGGCTCCACCTTCATTATCTGGGACCGACTTTTCGGCACTTTTGAGCCGGAAGTAAAACAACCTGTCTACGGTTTAACCAAGCCTGTAACGTCATATAATCCAGTGTATCTAGTTTTTCATGAGTGGGTAGATCTGGCTAAAGACGTATCGCAGTGCCGTTCAGTTTCAGAAGCCTGGAAAGTGCTTTTTTATCCGCCAGGAGCTATTATTACCCAACATCAAAAGCAACAGGAGAGGAAAAAGTAA